In the genome of Neisseria animaloris, one region contains:
- the rplS gene encoding 50S ribosomal protein L19 has product MNLIQQLEQEEIARLNKEIPEFAPGDTVVVSVRVTEGSRTRLQAYEGVVIARRNRGLNSSFIVRKISSGEGVERTFQLYSPNVEKIEVKRRGDVRRAKLYYLRGLTGKAARIKEKLPARKG; this is encoded by the coding sequence ATGAACTTGATTCAACAATTAGAGCAAGAAGAAATTGCTCGTTTAAATAAAGAAATCCCCGAATTCGCCCCAGGCGATACTGTTGTGGTATCCGTACGCGTAACCGAGGGTAGCCGTACTCGTTTACAAGCCTACGAAGGTGTGGTAATTGCCCGCCGTAACCGCGGTTTGAACAGTAGCTTCATCGTACGTAAAATTTCTAGTGGAGAAGGCGTTGAGCGTACTTTCCAACTGTACTCGCCCAACGTGGAAAAAATCGAAGTTAAACGCCGTGGTGATGTGCGCCGAGCCAAACTATACTATTTACGCGGTCTGACTGGTAAAGCAGCCCGCATTAAAGAAAAATTGCCGGCACGCAAAGGTTAA
- a CDS encoding lysophospholipid acyltransferase family protein, which yields MQTIVSFLFRCLACLPLAWLHFFGRVLGSISFYFIRRNRELIRANLKTAGLPDDDAMVKAVLQETVKGGLELPIAFFRRPEEVAALFREVNGWEHVQTALEKGEGLLFITPHIGSYDLAGRYLSHCLPFPLTAMYKPPKIKVFDQVMQAGRVRDKGRTAPTSIQGVKQIIKALRAGEATIVLPDHVPDPEEGGDGVWAKFFGRYAYTMTLAAKLAQVKGVRTLFFCGERLQSGKGFVLHIEPMQGELNGDKVHDAQVVNENVEYWVRRFPEQYLFAYNRFKHTAGAPLPPEE from the coding sequence ATGCAAACCATTGTTTCTTTCCTATTCCGCTGTCTGGCCTGCCTGCCGTTGGCTTGGCTGCATTTTTTCGGGCGGGTGTTGGGAAGTATTTCTTTTTACTTTATCCGCCGGAACCGCGAACTGATCCGCGCCAATCTGAAAACAGCCGGTTTGCCGGATGACGATGCAATGGTGAAAGCCGTATTGCAAGAAACGGTCAAGGGCGGCTTGGAGTTGCCTATCGCCTTTTTCAGACGGCCTGAAGAGGTTGCCGCGCTGTTTCGGGAAGTGAACGGTTGGGAGCATGTTCAGACGGCCTTGGAAAAAGGCGAAGGTTTGCTGTTTATTACGCCGCACATCGGCAGCTATGATTTGGCCGGCCGTTATCTCAGCCACTGCCTGCCGTTTCCGCTTACCGCCATGTACAAACCACCGAAAATCAAAGTGTTCGACCAAGTGATGCAGGCAGGCCGCGTGCGCGACAAAGGGCGCACGGCACCGACCAGTATCCAAGGCGTGAAACAGATTATCAAAGCCCTGCGTGCGGGCGAAGCCACGATTGTGCTGCCGGATCATGTGCCCGATCCCGAAGAAGGCGGCGACGGCGTATGGGCGAAGTTTTTCGGGCGTTACGCCTATACCATGACGCTGGCGGCGAAACTCGCGCAAGTGAAAGGCGTGCGGACGCTGTTTTTCTGTGGAGAGAGGCTGCAAAGCGGGAAAGGGTTTGTGCTGCACATCGAACCGATGCAAGGAGAGTTGAACGGCGACAAAGTGCATGATGCGCAAGTGGTTAACGAAAATGTGGAATATTGGGTGCGTCGTTTTCCCGAGCAATATCTGTTTGCCTACAACCGTTTCAAACATACCGCCGGTGCGCCACTGCCGCCGGAAGAGTAA
- the trmD gene encoding tRNA (guanosine(37)-N1)-methyltransferase TrmD — MLIQVITLFPEMFASITGYGVTGRARKQNLWQFQAINPRRFADNKLGYIDDRPFGGGPGMIMMAPPLQAAIEEAKSHHSNNNSRVIYLSPQGVPLTHAKATKLATLDNLILLCGRYEGIDERLLQSSVDEEISIGDFVVSGGELPAMMLIDAVLRLIPGVLGDTQSAEQDSFADGLLDCPHYTRPIEFQGMEVPEVLRSGNHNLIAEWRLKESLRRTLARRPDLLEKRSLIPKESRLLDEIKQEQQDTNHN, encoded by the coding sequence ATGCTGATTCAAGTCATTACCCTATTTCCGGAAATGTTTGCAAGCATTACCGGGTACGGCGTAACCGGACGGGCACGAAAACAGAACCTTTGGCAGTTTCAGGCCATCAATCCCCGCCGTTTTGCCGACAACAAACTGGGCTATATTGACGACCGTCCTTTTGGCGGCGGTCCCGGTATGATTATGATGGCTCCTCCATTGCAAGCAGCCATCGAAGAAGCCAAATCTCACCATAGCAATAACAATAGCAGGGTGATTTACCTCAGCCCGCAAGGCGTGCCGCTAACCCACGCGAAAGCTACTAAGCTGGCAACATTAGATAACCTTATACTACTCTGCGGTCGCTATGAAGGCATAGACGAACGCTTATTGCAGAGCAGTGTAGATGAAGAAATCAGCATAGGTGATTTTGTCGTTTCCGGCGGCGAATTACCGGCCATGATGCTGATAGATGCCGTCTTAAGATTAATTCCCGGTGTATTGGGCGATACGCAATCGGCTGAACAAGATTCTTTTGCAGACGGCCTGTTAGATTGCCCCCACTACACCAGACCAATAGAATTTCAGGGTATGGAAGTTCCCGAAGTATTACGTTCGGGCAACCATAACCTGATTGCCGAGTGGCGATTAAAAGAATCGCTACGACGCACCTTGGCGCGCCGACCCGACTTATTGGAAAAGCGCAGTTTAATCCCAAAGGAGTCCCGCCTCTTAGATGAAATCAAACAAGAGCAACAGGACACCAATCATAATTAG
- a CDS encoding roadblock/LC7 domain-containing protein: protein MREQLLISVLSDLNNTSTDITASAVISTDGLPIATLLPNNLNADRVGAMSATLLALGNRAVHELACGELDQVMVKGKNGYVLLSQAGNNAVLALMAKESGKLGLILLDAKRAAKHIADIL from the coding sequence ATGCGTGAACAATTATTAATTTCCGTGCTAAGTGATTTGAATAATACTTCTACTGATATTACTGCATCGGCAGTAATATCAACGGATGGTCTGCCTATTGCGACTTTGTTACCCAATAATCTTAATGCTGATAGAGTAGGTGCAATGTCTGCCACTCTTTTAGCGTTAGGTAATCGAGCGGTACATGAATTGGCTTGTGGAGAATTAGACCAAGTGATGGTAAAGGGTAAAAATGGCTATGTTTTGTTAAGCCAAGCTGGAAATAATGCAGTGTTAGCATTAATGGCTAAAGAGAGCGGTAAATTGGGATTGATCCTGTTGGATGCAAAACGTGCTGCAAAACACATTGCAGATATTTTATAA
- a CDS encoding bifunctional acetate--CoA ligase family protein/GNAT family N-acetyltransferase — MPNQPPASLFTPARLIVVGASERPHSLGERVLTALLHTPFCGQITPVNLRHKTVGGLKAYANIGRVPETADAAIILTPPPSYDALFKACHKQQIPYAVLVQDWDNLCAESWAEAQTAIEKARKLDLRIAVCHPAAIQMPAAGLNTGIYPAAPAGNVAVISGHASFGAELTGQLQQAGLGISRHICINFALSPIKSADILHDFAVSPDTHFIVAEYNPNENLRRLFSTLRQTARRKPVILHVSRHADAEEQAILHYLSQHCGCLLTFTREELTAALHALGSRNHTARKLHVIANEPCGWLQTQAASLGLSLQLPPDNDRPSENSYGYIGSNPSTMHYRALAESCLQHNQTEALLAIVSRTADGSEAEITRILSNLQARSEKPVLISSPFSDGLLQFKQATQALQAFQFQSVYNELKRLKIQTAKPYPAYLKTPTVGDIQEALGDLSQLAKALYLPEYKTREAGAQIEFIFRRHHRYGGVLYAFTAGRTLAVLPPFTTIDAERLIQQTDSKRHQKTIHQLLHSLNTVADNMPRIDTIAVSIVNGSPGTDITLTTENSTAENVLAPYPIQSAHNFTLKNGQTLHIRPLIPEDAESKQQFVQNMNETDRHSRYMMYIKALSPAMLSQACNLDYCCEGAFTAESEDGTLLGVSRFSGTDSPGQCEFGIGIATAAQGQGLAVHLMQQIIGLAKQQGYRQMTAEILKTNRSMLKLAEKLGFETRPSPHDKELVEACLNLFPPANNIKRNFRQQILAKKP, encoded by the coding sequence ATGCCGAACCAGCCGCCCGCATCCCTGTTCACCCCCGCCCGCCTTATCGTTGTCGGTGCCAGCGAACGACCGCACAGCTTGGGCGAGCGCGTGCTCACCGCCCTACTCCACACACCTTTCTGCGGGCAGATTACACCCGTCAACCTGCGCCATAAAACCGTCGGCGGTCTGAAAGCCTATGCCAATATCGGCCGTGTTCCGGAAACCGCTGATGCCGCAATAATTCTTACCCCGCCGCCTAGTTACGATGCATTGTTCAAAGCCTGCCATAAGCAGCAAATCCCCTATGCGGTGCTGGTTCAGGATTGGGACAATCTCTGCGCTGAATCATGGGCAGAAGCACAAACCGCAATTGAAAAAGCACGCAAACTCGATCTTCGCATCGCCGTTTGCCATCCGGCCGCCATCCAAATGCCTGCGGCGGGCCTCAACACCGGCATTTATCCCGCCGCACCCGCCGGAAACGTCGCCGTCATCAGCGGCCATGCTTCGTTCGGTGCCGAATTAACCGGACAGTTGCAACAGGCCGGATTAGGCATTTCACGCCATATCTGTATCAACTTTGCGCTCAGCCCCATCAAGTCCGCCGACATTTTGCACGATTTCGCCGTAAGCCCCGACACCCATTTTATTGTGGCGGAATACAATCCGAACGAAAACTTACGCCGTCTTTTCAGCACCTTGCGCCAAACCGCCCGCCGCAAACCCGTTATCCTTCATGTCAGCCGCCATGCCGATGCTGAAGAACAAGCGATACTGCATTACCTCTCCCAACATTGCGGCTGCCTGCTTACCTTTACCCGCGAAGAACTCACAGCCGCCCTTCATGCCCTCGGCAGCCGCAACCACACCGCCCGCAAGCTGCATGTTATCGCCAACGAACCATGCGGCTGGCTGCAAACGCAAGCCGCCTCCCTCGGCCTTTCCCTGCAACTGCCTCCCGATAACGACAGGCCGTCTGAAAACAGCTACGGCTACATCGGCAGCAACCCTTCCACCATGCACTACCGGGCATTGGCGGAAAGCTGCCTGCAACACAACCAAACCGAGGCCCTGCTCGCCATAGTCTCCCGCACCGCAGACGGCAGCGAAGCGGAAATTACCCGTATTTTAAGTAATCTCCAAGCCCGGTCCGAAAAACCCGTATTGATCAGCAGCCCGTTTTCAGACGGCCTCCTGCAATTCAAACAAGCAACACAGGCTTTACAGGCTTTCCAATTCCAATCGGTATATAACGAATTGAAACGGCTTAAAATCCAAACCGCCAAACCGTATCCCGCCTACCTGAAAACGCCGACCGTCGGCGACATACAAGAAGCCCTCGGAGACCTGTCGCAACTTGCCAAAGCCCTTTACCTGCCCGAATACAAAACACGGGAAGCAGGCGCGCAAATCGAATTTATTTTCAGACGGCATCACCGCTACGGCGGCGTGCTCTATGCCTTTACCGCCGGCCGCACCCTTGCCGTTTTGCCGCCGTTTACCACCATCGACGCAGAACGTCTGATCCAACAAACCGATTCAAAACGCCACCAAAAAACCATTCACCAACTGCTGCACAGCCTGAACACCGTTGCGGATAACATGCCCCGTATCGACACGATAGCGGTTTCCATCGTCAACGGCAGCCCCGGCACGGACATTACGCTTACCACGGAAAACAGCACTGCCGAAAATGTGCTGGCTCCCTACCCCATCCAGTCCGCCCACAACTTTACCCTAAAAAACGGCCAAACCCTGCACATCAGACCGTTAATTCCCGAAGATGCCGAGTCCAAACAGCAATTCGTCCAAAACATGAACGAAACAGACCGCCACAGCCGCTATATGATGTACATCAAAGCCCTCAGCCCCGCCATGCTGTCGCAAGCCTGCAATCTCGACTACTGCTGCGAAGGTGCTTTCACCGCCGAAAGCGAAGACGGCACCCTGCTCGGAGTCAGCCGTTTCAGCGGCACCGATTCCCCCGGGCAATGCGAATTCGGCATCGGCATCGCCACAGCCGCACAAGGCCAAGGCTTGGCCGTACATCTGATGCAGCAAATCATCGGTTTGGCCAAACAACAAGGTTACCGGCAGATGACTGCCGAAATCCTCAAAACCAACCGTTCCATGCTGAAACTGGCAGAAAAACTCGGTTTTGAAACCCGCCCGTCCCCTCACGATAAAGAATTGGTTGAAGCCTGCTTAAACCTTTTCCCGCCGGCAAACAACATAAAACGTAATTTCAGGCAACAAATCCTTGCAAAGAAACCATAA
- a CDS encoding response regulator: protein MDNLLPKIKTVRIMLQEMGEQQDAVFRMAFKMHNTTNYEIVTPESEREPDLVLVDTDTEKGMEKWKTLKEIYQDIPVVMFSSREPIVTTPYLAKPIKFDTLFPILRSLSQGGGIFEASGHRNLEEDANINHTAGPRKTTIHRFNPQKGLLGALKFASQGHQDIAVLHEGKPVLIVFPSIQRVLLTISAAELEKLSRNDNLAVVCKAVPDNPQWKEKAKVTIMSCLWQMAIWTAQGRLIYPMTPQTVFTLKRWPNLTRLAPVPESMRLSAFLTKTSVNLNILYKVMPLDMPDILNYLAATSVTGFLATDSEFTVQDKQENISTDSVNVNSDVPDNQMAKDAEKAVSPSAEQPRSLLQRLMRKLIGKR from the coding sequence ATGGACAATCTGTTACCAAAAATTAAAACTGTGCGGATTATGTTGCAAGAAATGGGCGAACAACAAGATGCCGTGTTTCGTATGGCATTTAAAATGCATAATACCACCAATTATGAAATTGTTACCCCGGAATCAGAAAGGGAGCCTGATTTGGTGTTGGTCGATACTGACACTGAAAAAGGTATGGAAAAATGGAAAACTCTAAAAGAAATCTATCAGGATATTCCGGTGGTGATGTTCTCTAGTCGAGAGCCCATTGTTACAACACCTTATCTAGCTAAACCGATTAAATTTGATACTTTGTTTCCCATACTTCGCAGCTTGTCTCAAGGAGGAGGTATTTTTGAGGCTTCTGGGCACAGAAATTTAGAAGAAGATGCGAATATCAATCATACAGCAGGGCCGCGTAAGACAACAATTCATCGATTTAATCCACAAAAAGGTTTGCTTGGTGCATTGAAATTTGCCAGCCAAGGACATCAAGATATTGCTGTGTTGCATGAAGGAAAACCGGTTTTAATCGTATTTCCGAGTATTCAGCGTGTATTGCTTACAATTAGTGCGGCAGAGTTAGAAAAATTAAGTAGGAATGATAACCTCGCAGTTGTATGCAAAGCAGTACCCGACAACCCGCAATGGAAAGAAAAAGCTAAAGTAACCATTATGTCTTGCCTATGGCAAATGGCTATTTGGACAGCTCAAGGGCGATTAATTTATCCAATGACACCGCAGACCGTTTTTACATTAAAACGTTGGCCAAATCTTACACGTCTTGCGCCAGTACCTGAGTCAATGCGCTTATCTGCTTTTCTAACAAAAACTTCCGTGAATTTGAATATTCTCTATAAAGTTATGCCTTTGGATATGCCGGATATTTTAAATTATTTGGCAGCCACCTCTGTTACAGGCTTTTTGGCTACTGATAGTGAATTCACAGTACAAGATAAACAGGAAAATATTTCAACTGATAGCGTTAATGTTAATAGTGATGTGCCTGACAACCAAATGGCTAAAGACGCTGAAAAAGCCGTTAGTCCATCGGCAGAACAACCACGCAGTCTACTCCAACGCTTGATGCGTAAGTTAATCGGTAAACGTTAA
- a CDS encoding GTP-binding protein, with protein MKENKIIFTGPVGVGKTTAISALSDEPPVQTDADASDMTLVRKGYTTVAMDYGVICLDEETKVHLYGTPGQERFNFMWEILSQGSMGLILLLDNTRTNPLKDLQFFLDAFRELLKTAPLVVGVTKMDIRSLPGVDVYQKYLAQNNFNVPVFEIDARREEDVKQLVSAMLFSIDPGLEV; from the coding sequence ATGAAGGAAAATAAGATTATCTTTACCGGTCCTGTTGGCGTAGGTAAAACAACAGCTATTTCAGCTTTATCTGATGAACCACCAGTTCAAACAGATGCAGATGCTTCTGATATGACTTTAGTCAGAAAAGGGTATACTACGGTAGCAATGGATTATGGTGTAATTTGTTTGGATGAAGAAACAAAAGTTCATCTTTATGGTACACCAGGGCAGGAACGTTTCAATTTTATGTGGGAAATTTTAAGCCAAGGGAGTATGGGCCTAATTCTACTGTTGGATAATACACGTACCAACCCTTTAAAAGATTTGCAATTTTTCTTGGATGCTTTCCGAGAGTTGTTAAAAACAGCTCCGTTGGTTGTGGGTGTTACCAAAATGGATATCCGTTCTTTGCCCGGAGTGGATGTGTACCAAAAATATTTAGCACAGAATAATTTTAATGTACCAGTTTTTGAAATTGATGCTCGCCGCGAGGAAGATGTAAAACAACTGGTTAGTGCAATGTTGTTCTCAATTGATCCGGGATTAGAGGTATAA
- the rimM gene encoding ribosome maturation factor RimM (Essential for efficient processing of 16S rRNA): MTDTQQRVAMGYIKGVFGIKGWLKIAANTEYADSLLDYPEWQLSKNDHRLQVTLESGKVINGELQVKFEGIGDRDEAFALRGYTIEISRESFAPAEEDEYYWADLVGMSVTNTEGINLGTVKNLMETGAHDVLVINGEHGQKLIPFVSYYIENVDTENKTITVDWGLDY, from the coding sequence ATGACCGACACTCAACAACGGGTAGCTATGGGCTACATCAAAGGCGTATTCGGCATTAAAGGCTGGCTCAAAATCGCCGCCAATACCGAATACGCCGATAGTCTTTTAGACTACCCAGAGTGGCAGCTAAGCAAAAACGATCATCGCCTGCAAGTTACTCTGGAAAGCGGCAAAGTAATTAACGGCGAATTACAGGTAAAATTCGAAGGAATAGGCGACCGTGACGAGGCATTTGCATTGCGCGGCTATACTATCGAAATCTCTCGCGAATCTTTCGCTCCGGCAGAAGAAGACGAATATTACTGGGCCGATTTAGTAGGCATGAGCGTAACAAACACCGAAGGCATTAATCTCGGCACCGTTAAAAACCTCATGGAAACAGGTGCCCACGATGTCTTGGTTATCAACGGTGAGCATGGTCAAAAATTGATACCTTTCGTATCCTACTATATCGAAAACGTGGATACGGAAAATAAAACCATTACTGTTGATTGGGGTTTGGATTACTGA
- the rpsP gene encoding 30S ribosomal protein S16, protein MVVIRLARSGSKHRPFYNVVVTDSRNRRDGRFIERVGFYNPVANEKQERVRLNAERLNHWIAQGAQVSDAVAKLVKEQKVAA, encoded by the coding sequence ATGGTAGTTATCCGTTTAGCCCGCAGCGGCTCAAAACACCGCCCGTTTTACAACGTAGTTGTTACCGACTCACGCAACCGCCGCGACGGCCGCTTCATTGAGCGCGTAGGCTTCTATAACCCCGTTGCCAACGAAAAACAAGAACGCGTGCGCCTGAATGCCGAGCGTTTGAACCACTGGATCGCACAAGGCGCACAAGTAAGCGATGCCGTGGCCAAGCTGGTTAAAGAACAAAAAGTTGCCGCTTAA
- a CDS encoding peptidase M23: protein MESTLSLQSNLYPKITPAGAYYAVSGDTPSASRTLLYGLLRADATETISSEKLLAWADTSDIDSALNLLYRLQRLEFLYGEENISTDDVNLSDEQLPELLAQLSNSGRALLADENGLYFANAGFHHEAAEELGILASEVAEISDRHQLLIKNNLHIHHNAWGICDPSGQSELTFFPLYIGMSKLILVIGGMPDLNKEAFVTLVKVLYNRYGRQ from the coding sequence ATGGAATCAACACTTTCTTTACAATCGAATTTGTACCCTAAAATCACTCCGGCGGGTGCTTATTATGCAGTTTCAGGAGATACACCAAGTGCCAGCCGTACCCTTTTGTATGGTTTATTACGTGCTGATGCAACAGAGACTATCAGTAGCGAAAAATTGTTAGCATGGGCAGATACCAGTGATATAGATAGTGCATTAAATTTGCTTTATCGTCTACAGCGGCTTGAATTCCTTTATGGAGAGGAAAATATAAGTACAGATGATGTAAATTTATCGGATGAGCAATTACCCGAATTATTGGCACAACTTTCCAATTCAGGAAGAGCTCTGTTAGCGGATGAAAACGGTTTATATTTCGCTAATGCAGGTTTTCATCATGAAGCGGCGGAAGAGTTGGGTATTCTGGCAAGTGAGGTTGCTGAGATTTCGGATAGACATCAACTTTTAATTAAGAATAATTTGCACATTCATCATAATGCATGGGGTATTTGTGATCCCTCAGGTCAAAGCGAGTTGACTTTCTTTCCATTGTATATTGGCATGAGTAAACTAATTTTAGTAATTGGTGGAATGCCTGATTTGAATAAAGAAGCTTTTGTTACTTTAGTGAAGGTTTTATATAACCGTTACGGAAGACAGTAA
- the metK gene encoding methionine adenosyltransferase encodes MSEEYLFTSESVSEGHPDKVADQISDAILDAILAQDPTARVAAETLVNTGLCVLAGEVTTTAHVDYIKVARETIKRIGYNSSELGFDADGCAVMMCYDQQSPDIAQGVNEGEGIDLNMGAGDQGLMFGYACDETPTLMPFTIYYSHRLMQRQSEVRKDGRLPWLRPDAKAQLTCVYDAETGKVKRIDTVVLSTQHHPDIDREELIKAVKEHIIFPVLPKDMLTEDTKYLINPTGRFVIGGPQGDCGLTGRKIIVDTYGGAAPHGGGAFSGKDPTKVDRSAAYACRYVAKNIVAAGLATQCQVQVSYAIGIAEPTSISIDTFGTGKVDEATLIRIVRDNFDLRPKGIIQMLDLQRPIYSKTAAYGHFGREEPEFTWERTDKVSALRAAAGL; translated from the coding sequence ATGAGCGAAGAATACTTATTTACTTCTGAATCCGTATCGGAAGGCCACCCCGATAAAGTGGCCGACCAGATTTCCGATGCCATTCTCGATGCCATTCTGGCACAAGACCCGACCGCACGCGTCGCCGCCGAAACGTTAGTCAATACCGGTTTGTGCGTGCTGGCCGGCGAAGTTACCACCACCGCCCATGTCGACTACATCAAAGTGGCGCGCGAAACCATCAAGCGCATCGGTTACAATTCTTCCGAACTCGGTTTCGATGCCGACGGCTGCGCGGTCATGATGTGCTACGACCAGCAATCGCCCGACATTGCCCAAGGCGTGAACGAGGGCGAAGGCATTGATTTGAACATGGGCGCGGGCGATCAGGGCTTGATGTTCGGATACGCCTGCGACGAAACCCCCACTCTGATGCCGTTTACCATTTACTACAGCCACCGCCTGATGCAGCGTCAAAGCGAAGTGCGCAAAGACGGCCGCCTGCCGTGGCTGCGCCCCGACGCCAAAGCGCAATTGACCTGCGTGTATGATGCCGAAACCGGTAAAGTAAAACGTATCGACACCGTAGTATTGTCTACCCAGCACCACCCGGACATCGACCGCGAAGAGCTGATTAAAGCGGTGAAAGAACACATTATCTTCCCCGTGCTGCCGAAAGATATGCTCACTGAAGACACCAAATACCTGATCAACCCTACCGGCCGTTTCGTGATCGGCGGCCCGCAAGGTGACTGCGGCTTAACCGGCCGTAAAATCATCGTCGACACCTACGGCGGCGCCGCTCCGCACGGCGGAGGTGCATTTTCAGGCAAAGACCCCACCAAAGTGGACCGTTCCGCCGCTTATGCCTGCCGTTACGTAGCCAAAAATATTGTCGCCGCAGGTTTGGCTACCCAGTGCCAAGTACAGGTCTCCTACGCCATCGGTATCGCCGAACCGACTTCGATTTCCATCGATACTTTCGGCACCGGCAAAGTGGACGAAGCCACACTGATCCGAATCGTGCGCGACAATTTCGACCTGCGCCCGAAAGGCATCATCCAAATGCTCGACCTGCAACGCCCGATTTACAGCAAAACCGCCGCCTACGGCCACTTCGGCCGCGAAGAGCCTGAATTCACTTGGGAACGCACCGACAAAGTGTCCGCTTTGAGAGCTGCCGCAGGGCTGTAA